Proteins encoded together in one Electrophorus electricus isolate fEleEle1 chromosome 9, fEleEle1.pri, whole genome shotgun sequence window:
- the mapkapk5 gene encoding MAP kinase-activated protein kinase 5 isoform X1, with protein sequence MSEDNNADKFIKESSILEEYNINWTQKLGAGISGPVRVCVKKSTQERLALKILIDRPKARNEVRLHMMCASHPNIVQILEVYANSVQFPHESSPRARLLIVMEMMEGGELFHRISQHRHFTEKMASQVTKQIAQALEHCHSLNIAHRDLKPENLLFKDNSLDAPVKLCDFGFAKIDQGDLMTPQFTPYYVAPQVLEAQRRHQKEKSGIIPTSPTPYTYNKSCDLWSLGVIIYVMLCGYPPFYSKHHSRTIPKDMRKKIMTGSFDFPEDEWSQISEMAKDIVRKLLKVKPEERLTIEGVLAHPWLNCTEALDNVLPSAQMMMDKAVVAGIQQAHAEQLANMRIQDLNVSLKPLSSVNNPILRKRKLLGPKPNDGFLNDPENGAEDSNVAVEKLRDVIAQCILPQAGENEDEKLNEVMYEAWRFNRDCKLLRDGLQGMSWDGESTGRAFSDKVDRLKLAEIVKQAIEEKTNLEDS encoded by the exons ggtgtgtgtgaagaagtCAACACAAGAGCGGTTAGCCCTGAAGATCCTGATCGACAGACCTAAAGCACGCAATGAG gTGAGGCTTCATATGATGTGTGCTTCTCACCCCAACATTGTCCAGATCTTGGAGGTTTACGCCAACAGTGTCCAGTTTCCGCATGAATCCAGTCCGAG GGCACGGTTATTAATTGTTATGGAGATGATGGAAGGTGGGGAGCTGTTCCATAGAATCAGCCAGCACAGACACTTTACTGAGAAGATGGCCAGCCAAGTCACTAAACAG ATTGCCCAGGCTTTGGAACACTGTCACTCACTGAATATTGCACATCGAGACCTGAAGCCAGAGAACCTACTGTTCAAGGACAATTCACTG GATGCTCCTGTAAAATTGTGTGATTTTGGTTTTGCCAAAATTGACCAAGGTGATCTAATGACCCCACAGTTCACTCCTTACTATGTAGCACCTCAG GTATTGGAGGCACAAAGGCGCCACCAGAAAGAAAAGTCTGGAATAATACCTACCTCACCCACCCCTTATACATACAACaaa agctGCGACTTGTGGTCGTTGGGCGTGATCATCTACGTGATGCTGTGCGGCTACCCTCCGTTCTACTCCAAGCACCACAGCCGCACCATCCCTAAAGACATGCGCAAGAAGATCATGACGGGCAGCTTTGACTTCCCCGAAGACGAGTGGAGCCAGATCTCAGAAATGGCAAAGGACATTGTCCGCAA ACTGCTGAAAGTGAAGCCTGAAGAAAGGCTAACAATCGAGGGTGTCCTGGCCCACCCCTGGCTTAACTGCACTGAGGCCCTGGACAATGTGCTTCCCTCTGCTCAAATGATGATGGACAAG gCAGTGGTTGCTGGGATCCAGCAGGCACATGCAGAACAACTGGCTAACATGAGAATACAAGACCTTAACGTGAGCCTCAAACCTCTCAGCTCCGTTAACAACCCAATTCTGAGAAAGAGGAAACTGCTAGG TCCAAAACCTAATGATGGTTTCCTCAATGACCCTGAAAATGGGGCCGAGGACTCCAATGTTGCTGTGGAAAAGCTGCGAGATGTGATTGCCCAGTGCATCCTGCCACAGGCAG GAGAGAACGAGGATGAGAAGCTGAATGAGGTGATGTACGAGGCGTGGCGCTTCAACCGGGACTGTAAGCTGCTCCGCGATGGACTCCAGGGGATGAGCTGGGACGGTGAGAGCACCG gTAGGGCTTTCTCTGACAAAGTGGATCGCTTGAAATTGGCAGAGATTGTAAAACAGGCCATcgaagaaaaaacaaacttagAAGACTCCTAA
- the mapkapk5 gene encoding MAP kinase-activated protein kinase 5 isoform X2 yields MSEDNNADKFIKESSILEEYNINWTQKLGAGISGPVRVCVKKSTQERLALKILIDRPKARNEVRLHMMCASHPNIVQILEVYANSVQFPHESSPRARLLIVMEMMEGGELFHRISQHRHFTEKMASQVTKQIAQALEHCHSLNIAHRDLKPENLLFKDNSLDAPVKLCDFGFAKIDQGDLMTPQFTPYYVAPQVLEAQRRHQKEKSGIIPTSPTPYTYNKSCDLWSLGVIIYVMLCGYPPFYSKHHSRTIPKDMRKKIMTGSFDFPEDEWSQISEMAKDIVRKLLKVKPEERLTIEGVLAHPWLNCTEALDNVLPSAQMMMDKAVVAGIQQAHAEQLANMRIQDLNVSLKPLSSVNNPILRKRKLLGPKPNDGFLNDPENGAEDSNVAVEKLRDVIAQCILPQAGENEDEKLNEVMYEAWRFNRDCKLLRDGLQGMSWDGRAFSDKVDRLKLAEIVKQAIEEKTNLEDS; encoded by the exons ggtgtgtgtgaagaagtCAACACAAGAGCGGTTAGCCCTGAAGATCCTGATCGACAGACCTAAAGCACGCAATGAG gTGAGGCTTCATATGATGTGTGCTTCTCACCCCAACATTGTCCAGATCTTGGAGGTTTACGCCAACAGTGTCCAGTTTCCGCATGAATCCAGTCCGAG GGCACGGTTATTAATTGTTATGGAGATGATGGAAGGTGGGGAGCTGTTCCATAGAATCAGCCAGCACAGACACTTTACTGAGAAGATGGCCAGCCAAGTCACTAAACAG ATTGCCCAGGCTTTGGAACACTGTCACTCACTGAATATTGCACATCGAGACCTGAAGCCAGAGAACCTACTGTTCAAGGACAATTCACTG GATGCTCCTGTAAAATTGTGTGATTTTGGTTTTGCCAAAATTGACCAAGGTGATCTAATGACCCCACAGTTCACTCCTTACTATGTAGCACCTCAG GTATTGGAGGCACAAAGGCGCCACCAGAAAGAAAAGTCTGGAATAATACCTACCTCACCCACCCCTTATACATACAACaaa agctGCGACTTGTGGTCGTTGGGCGTGATCATCTACGTGATGCTGTGCGGCTACCCTCCGTTCTACTCCAAGCACCACAGCCGCACCATCCCTAAAGACATGCGCAAGAAGATCATGACGGGCAGCTTTGACTTCCCCGAAGACGAGTGGAGCCAGATCTCAGAAATGGCAAAGGACATTGTCCGCAA ACTGCTGAAAGTGAAGCCTGAAGAAAGGCTAACAATCGAGGGTGTCCTGGCCCACCCCTGGCTTAACTGCACTGAGGCCCTGGACAATGTGCTTCCCTCTGCTCAAATGATGATGGACAAG gCAGTGGTTGCTGGGATCCAGCAGGCACATGCAGAACAACTGGCTAACATGAGAATACAAGACCTTAACGTGAGCCTCAAACCTCTCAGCTCCGTTAACAACCCAATTCTGAGAAAGAGGAAACTGCTAGG TCCAAAACCTAATGATGGTTTCCTCAATGACCCTGAAAATGGGGCCGAGGACTCCAATGTTGCTGTGGAAAAGCTGCGAGATGTGATTGCCCAGTGCATCCTGCCACAGGCAG GAGAGAACGAGGATGAGAAGCTGAATGAGGTGATGTACGAGGCGTGGCGCTTCAACCGGGACTGTAAGCTGCTCCGCGATGGACTCCAGGGGATGAGCTGGGACG gTAGGGCTTTCTCTGACAAAGTGGATCGCTTGAAATTGGCAGAGATTGTAAAACAGGCCATcgaagaaaaaacaaacttagAAGACTCCTAA